One window of Populus nigra chromosome 5, ddPopNigr1.1, whole genome shotgun sequence genomic DNA carries:
- the LOC133694545 gene encoding nucleolin 1-like isoform X2 — MGKSSKKSATKVEAAPAVIPAKAEKKGKNKREAGEAIEKIVSAKKQKKNDGVAQAVTKVKVETKTQKKKKAESSDSDDSSEEEEVKVQPKKAVKFNKPLVKDSSESESDTESDEEPPAKAAPPVKKEPVAIKNGSNGVAAKKGKDDSSSSESSEDESSDDDGPKNKNLPVGKKVQPVKKEESSDSSDEDDSSSDEETGTPAKASLPKKVPATSAQKKAESSDDSDDSSSDSDESSSEDEGKTKSATPAASKVQPKKSGDDSSESDSDESDEDDTPAPKAAVPSKKPSETKDSKQNKMDLDEDDSEDDDSEESDDEPPKNTKAKATAQKESSSEEESSSSEDEEDSEDEKPAKTPKKNDTDAEMADADMKSYVKTPKTPVTPVTSENAGSKTLFVGNLSFQVERADVENFFKEAGEVVDVRFALDADQRFKGFGHVEFTTTEAALKALNFNGKSLLGRDVRLDLARERGERTSNTPYSKDSNSFQKGGRGQSQTIFVKGFDKFGAEDEIRSSLQEHFGSCGEISRISIPTDYETGAIKGMAYLEFNDADAMNKAFELNGSQLGESYLTVDEAKPRNDNRDSRDSGRGGGSGGRFGGGRGSGGRFGGGRSSGGRFGGGRSSGGRFDGGRGGRGGRGRGTPYKPSVTAAASGTKKKFNDED, encoded by the exons ATGGGCAAATCTAGCAAGAAGTCAGCTACCAAA gttGAAGCAGCTCCTGCTGTAATTCCTGCTAAGGCTGAGAAGAAAG GGAAGAACAAGAGGGAAGCTGGAGAAGCTATAGAGAAGATTGTTAGTGCAAAAAAGCAGAAGAAAAATGATGGAGTAGCTCAAGCTGTGACAAAGGTGAAGGTGGAAACTAAGActcagaaaaagaagaaagcgGAGTCTAGTGATTCTGATGACTCCTCCGAGGAAGAGGAG GTAAAGGTTCAACCAAAGAAGGCAGTGAAGTTTAATAAACCACTTGTCAAAGATTCCAGCGAATCTGAATCAGATACTGAATCTGATGAG gAGCCACCTGCCAAAGCTGCTCCTCCTGTCAAGAAGGAGCCTGTTGCCATTAAAAATGGTTCTAATGGTGTTGCTGCTAAGAAAGGAAAGGATGACAGCAGCAGTTCTGAGTCTTCAGAGGATGAATCTTCTGATGATGAT GGTCCTAAAAACAAGAATTTGCCAGTAGGTAAGAAAGTCCAACCAGTTAAGAAAGAAGAGTCAAGTGACAGCTCAGACGAGGATGATAGCTCCTCAGACGAGGAAACA GGTACACCAGCTAAGGCTTCTCTTCCTAAGAAGGTTCCAGCAACATCTGCCCAGAAGAAAGCTGAATCTAGTGATGATTCTGATGATAGTAGCTCTGATTCTGATGAATCGTCTTCTGAAGATGAG ggGAAAACCAAATCTGCAACTCCAGCTGCTTCAAAAGTTCAACCAAAGAAGAGTGGGGATGATAGTTCAGAAAGTGATTCTGATGAGTCTGATGAAGATGAC ACTCCTGCACCAAAGGCAGCTGTTCCTTCCAAAAAGCCATCTGAAACAAAGGATTCAAAACAG aataaaatgGACTTGGATGAAGATGATTCAGAAGATGATGATTCTGAAGAAAGTGATGATGAACCaccaaaaaatacaaag GCAAAAGCAACTGCTCAAAAGGAAAGTAGCAGTGAAGAAGAGAGCTCTAGCTCAGAGGATGAGGAAGATAGCGAGGATGAAAAGCCAGCGAAGACTCCAAAGAAAAAT GACACTGATGCAGAAATGGCTGATGCTGATATGAAGTCTTATGTCAAAACT ccAAAGACACCTGTTACACCAGTTACATCTGAGAATGCTGGATCAAAGACACTTTTTGTTGGCAACCTATCTTTTCAAGTTGAACGTGCTGATGT GGAAAATTTCTTTAAAGAGGCTGGGGAAGTTGTTGATGTCCGCTTCGCCTTAGATGCAGATCAGAGGTTCAAGGGATTTGGACATGTTGAGTTTACCACAACTGAAGCAGCGCTGAag GCTCTAAATTTTAATGGTAAAAGTTTGCTTGGCCGGGATGTCAGACTTGATTTGGCCCGTGAGAGGGGTGAACGGACCTCAAATACACCATATAGCAAAGACAGCAACTCATTTCAGAAGGGAGGGAGAGGTCAATCCCAAACCATATTTGTTAAGGGATTTGACAAGTTTGGTGCGGAGGATGAG ATTAGGAGCTCTCTCCAGGAGCATTTTGGTTCTTGTGGGGAGATTAGTAGGATATCTATTCCCACAGATTATGAGACTGGCGCTATTAAAGG GATGGCATACCTAGAATTCAATGATGCTGATGCTATGAACAAAGCATTTGAGCTTAATGGAAGTCAACTTGGTGAATCTTACCTAACTGTAGATGAAGCAAAACCAAGGAATGATAACCGTGACAGTCGGGATAGTGGCAGAGGTGGTGGCAGTGGTGGTCGTTTTGGTGGTGGCAGAGGCAGTGGTGGTCGTTTTGGTGGTGGTAGAAGCAGTGGTGGTCGTTTTGGTGGTGGCAGAAGCAGTGGTGGTCGTTTTGATGGTGGACGTGGTGGAAGAGGTGGTCGAGGACGTGGAACACCATATAAACCCAGTGTGACCGCAGCTGCTTCAG GAACAAAGAAGAAATTCAATGACGAGGACTGA
- the LOC133694545 gene encoding nucleolin 1-like isoform X1 has product MGKSSKKSATKVEAAPAVIPAKAEKKGKNKREAGEAIEKIVSAKKQKKNDGVAQAVTKVKVETKTQKKKKAESSDSDDSSEEEEVKVQPKKAVKFNKPLVKDSSESESDTESDEEPPAKAAPPVKKEPVAIKNGSNGVAAKKGKDDSSSSESSEDESSDDDGPKNKNLPVGKKVQPVKKEESSDSSDEDDSSSDEETGTPAKASLPKKVPATSAQKKAESSDDSDDSSSDSDESSSEDEGKTKSATPAASKVQPKKSGDDSSESDSDESDEDDTPAPKAAVPSKKPSETKDSKQNKMDLDEDDSEDDDSEESDDEPPKNTKAKATAQKESSSEEESSSSEDEEDSEDEKPAKTPKKNVMDTDAEMADADMKSYVKTPKTPVTPVTSENAGSKTLFVGNLSFQVERADVENFFKEAGEVVDVRFALDADQRFKGFGHVEFTTTEAALKALNFNGKSLLGRDVRLDLARERGERTSNTPYSKDSNSFQKGGRGQSQTIFVKGFDKFGAEDEIRSSLQEHFGSCGEISRISIPTDYETGAIKGMAYLEFNDADAMNKAFELNGSQLGESYLTVDEAKPRNDNRDSRDSGRGGGSGGRFGGGRGSGGRFGGGRSSGGRFGGGRSSGGRFDGGRGGRGGRGRGTPYKPSVTAAASGTKKKFNDED; this is encoded by the exons ATGGGCAAATCTAGCAAGAAGTCAGCTACCAAA gttGAAGCAGCTCCTGCTGTAATTCCTGCTAAGGCTGAGAAGAAAG GGAAGAACAAGAGGGAAGCTGGAGAAGCTATAGAGAAGATTGTTAGTGCAAAAAAGCAGAAGAAAAATGATGGAGTAGCTCAAGCTGTGACAAAGGTGAAGGTGGAAACTAAGActcagaaaaagaagaaagcgGAGTCTAGTGATTCTGATGACTCCTCCGAGGAAGAGGAG GTAAAGGTTCAACCAAAGAAGGCAGTGAAGTTTAATAAACCACTTGTCAAAGATTCCAGCGAATCTGAATCAGATACTGAATCTGATGAG gAGCCACCTGCCAAAGCTGCTCCTCCTGTCAAGAAGGAGCCTGTTGCCATTAAAAATGGTTCTAATGGTGTTGCTGCTAAGAAAGGAAAGGATGACAGCAGCAGTTCTGAGTCTTCAGAGGATGAATCTTCTGATGATGAT GGTCCTAAAAACAAGAATTTGCCAGTAGGTAAGAAAGTCCAACCAGTTAAGAAAGAAGAGTCAAGTGACAGCTCAGACGAGGATGATAGCTCCTCAGACGAGGAAACA GGTACACCAGCTAAGGCTTCTCTTCCTAAGAAGGTTCCAGCAACATCTGCCCAGAAGAAAGCTGAATCTAGTGATGATTCTGATGATAGTAGCTCTGATTCTGATGAATCGTCTTCTGAAGATGAG ggGAAAACCAAATCTGCAACTCCAGCTGCTTCAAAAGTTCAACCAAAGAAGAGTGGGGATGATAGTTCAGAAAGTGATTCTGATGAGTCTGATGAAGATGAC ACTCCTGCACCAAAGGCAGCTGTTCCTTCCAAAAAGCCATCTGAAACAAAGGATTCAAAACAG aataaaatgGACTTGGATGAAGATGATTCAGAAGATGATGATTCTGAAGAAAGTGATGATGAACCaccaaaaaatacaaag GCAAAAGCAACTGCTCAAAAGGAAAGTAGCAGTGAAGAAGAGAGCTCTAGCTCAGAGGATGAGGAAGATAGCGAGGATGAAAAGCCAGCGAAGACTCCAAAGAAAAATGTAATG GACACTGATGCAGAAATGGCTGATGCTGATATGAAGTCTTATGTCAAAACT ccAAAGACACCTGTTACACCAGTTACATCTGAGAATGCTGGATCAAAGACACTTTTTGTTGGCAACCTATCTTTTCAAGTTGAACGTGCTGATGT GGAAAATTTCTTTAAAGAGGCTGGGGAAGTTGTTGATGTCCGCTTCGCCTTAGATGCAGATCAGAGGTTCAAGGGATTTGGACATGTTGAGTTTACCACAACTGAAGCAGCGCTGAag GCTCTAAATTTTAATGGTAAAAGTTTGCTTGGCCGGGATGTCAGACTTGATTTGGCCCGTGAGAGGGGTGAACGGACCTCAAATACACCATATAGCAAAGACAGCAACTCATTTCAGAAGGGAGGGAGAGGTCAATCCCAAACCATATTTGTTAAGGGATTTGACAAGTTTGGTGCGGAGGATGAG ATTAGGAGCTCTCTCCAGGAGCATTTTGGTTCTTGTGGGGAGATTAGTAGGATATCTATTCCCACAGATTATGAGACTGGCGCTATTAAAGG GATGGCATACCTAGAATTCAATGATGCTGATGCTATGAACAAAGCATTTGAGCTTAATGGAAGTCAACTTGGTGAATCTTACCTAACTGTAGATGAAGCAAAACCAAGGAATGATAACCGTGACAGTCGGGATAGTGGCAGAGGTGGTGGCAGTGGTGGTCGTTTTGGTGGTGGCAGAGGCAGTGGTGGTCGTTTTGGTGGTGGTAGAAGCAGTGGTGGTCGTTTTGGTGGTGGCAGAAGCAGTGGTGGTCGTTTTGATGGTGGACGTGGTGGAAGAGGTGGTCGAGGACGTGGAACACCATATAAACCCAGTGTGACCGCAGCTGCTTCAG GAACAAAGAAGAAATTCAATGACGAGGACTGA